One genomic segment of Burkholderia multivorans ATCC BAA-247 includes these proteins:
- a CDS encoding NAD-dependent epimerase/dehydratase family protein — translation MTRSDAGRAAPRRAFVTGLTGFTGRYIAQRLEGAGYEVWGTVAPGAPRPDDPALARCTLLSVDLLDADAVRAAAADARPDAVVHLAARAHVANDEPSQTYAVNIMGTRNLLAALAGLDRRPSAVLLASSANIYGNATAGVLDETAPPAPANDYAVSKLAMEYAAKLWADRLPIVIARPFNYTGVGQSEAYLLPKLVAHYARNAPRISLGNLDVSRDFSDVRDVTAAYLRLIEAAPAGDTFNVCSERAYSLKEVLAMLSRIAGYVIDVTVDPRFVRHNEVKHLSGSRDKLRRAIGELPVTPLEETLRWMYDAMRDAQAGAPARLD, via the coding sequence ATGACACGTTCTGATGCCGGACGCGCGGCGCCGCGCCGCGCGTTCGTCACCGGCCTGACGGGCTTCACGGGCCGCTACATCGCACAACGCCTCGAAGGCGCCGGCTACGAAGTCTGGGGCACGGTCGCACCGGGCGCGCCACGCCCGGACGATCCGGCGCTCGCGCGTTGCACGCTGCTGAGCGTCGACCTGCTCGACGCCGACGCGGTGCGTGCGGCCGCCGCCGACGCGCGGCCCGATGCCGTCGTGCATCTCGCTGCGCGCGCGCATGTCGCGAACGACGAGCCGTCGCAGACGTACGCGGTCAACATCATGGGCACGCGCAACCTGCTCGCCGCGCTGGCCGGCCTCGATCGCCGGCCGTCGGCGGTGCTGCTCGCGAGCAGCGCCAACATCTACGGCAACGCGACGGCCGGCGTGCTCGACGAAACCGCGCCGCCCGCGCCCGCGAACGACTACGCGGTCAGCAAGCTCGCGATGGAATACGCGGCGAAGCTGTGGGCCGACCGGCTGCCGATCGTCATCGCGCGCCCGTTCAACTACACGGGCGTCGGCCAGAGCGAAGCGTATCTGCTGCCGAAGCTCGTCGCGCACTATGCGCGCAACGCGCCGCGCATCTCGCTCGGCAACCTCGACGTGAGCCGCGACTTCTCCGACGTGCGCGACGTGACGGCCGCGTATCTGCGGCTCATCGAAGCCGCACCGGCCGGCGACACGTTCAACGTCTGCTCGGAGCGCGCGTATTCGCTGAAGGAAGTGCTGGCGATGCTGTCGCGGATCGCCGGCTACGTGATCGACGTGACGGTCGATCCGCGTTTCGTGCGGCACAACGAAGTGAAGCACCTGAGCGGATCGCGCGACAAGCTGCGGCGCGCGATCGGCGAGCTGCCCGTCACGCCGCTCGAGGAGACGCTGCGATGGATGTACGACGCGATGCGCGACGCGCAGGCCGGCGCGCCGGCTCGCCTCGACTGA
- the gmd gene encoding GDP-mannose 4,6-dehydratase — translation MSHTRKAIITGITGQDGAYLTKLLLDKGYQVTGTYRRTSSVNFWRIAELGVDTHPNLTLVEHDLTDAGSSLRLLERTQPDELYNLAAQSFVGVSFDQPSTTAEVTGLGTLNLLEAIRVVSPRTRFYQASTSEMFGKVQSIPQTETTAFYPRSPYGVAKLFAHWTTVNYRESYGLFGCSGILFNHESPLRGREFVTRKITDTVAKIRLGKAKRLELGNLDAKRDWGFALEYVEGMWRMLQADEPDTYVLATNRTETVRDFVRMAFAAAGYQIEWTGKGEQERGLDAATGDVLVEVNPKFYRPAEVDLLIGCADKAKSKLGWVPKTTLEQLCQMMVEADLTRNTHHDTF, via the coding sequence ATGAGCCACACTCGCAAGGCCATCATCACGGGGATCACGGGGCAGGACGGCGCCTACCTGACCAAGCTGCTGCTCGACAAGGGCTATCAGGTCACCGGCACCTACCGCCGCACCAGCTCGGTGAACTTCTGGCGGATCGCCGAGCTCGGCGTCGACACGCATCCGAATCTGACGCTCGTCGAACACGATCTGACCGACGCCGGTTCGAGCCTGCGGCTGCTCGAGCGCACGCAGCCCGACGAACTGTACAACCTGGCTGCGCAAAGCTTCGTCGGCGTGTCGTTCGACCAGCCGTCGACGACCGCCGAAGTCACGGGCCTCGGCACGCTGAACCTGCTCGAGGCGATTCGCGTCGTGAGCCCGCGCACGCGCTTCTATCAGGCATCGACGTCGGAAATGTTCGGCAAGGTGCAGTCGATTCCGCAAACGGAAACGACCGCGTTCTATCCGCGCAGCCCGTACGGCGTCGCGAAGCTGTTCGCGCACTGGACGACCGTCAACTATCGCGAATCGTACGGCCTGTTCGGCTGCAGCGGCATCCTGTTCAATCACGAGTCGCCGCTGCGCGGCCGCGAGTTCGTCACGCGCAAGATCACCGATACGGTCGCGAAGATCCGGCTCGGCAAAGCGAAGCGGCTCGAGCTCGGCAATCTCGATGCGAAGCGCGACTGGGGCTTCGCGCTCGAATACGTCGAAGGCATGTGGCGGATGCTGCAGGCGGACGAGCCGGACACCTACGTGCTCGCGACGAACCGCACCGAAACCGTGCGCGACTTCGTGCGGATGGCGTTCGCTGCTGCCGGCTATCAGATCGAATGGACCGGCAAGGGCGAACAGGAGCGCGGCCTCGACGCGGCGACCGGCGACGTGCTCGTCGAAGTGAATCCGAAGTTCTATCGGCCGGCCGAAGTCGATCTGCTGATCGGCTGCGCCGACAAGGCGAAAAGCAAGCTCGGCTGGGTGCCGAAGACGACGCTCGAACAACTGTGCCAGATGATGGTCGAAGCGGATTTGACGCGGAACACCCACCATGACACGTTCTGA
- a CDS encoding oligosaccharide flippase family protein: MDKRILKNVSINFVGLILPTFVSLVTVPAYIHALGVERYGVVSLVWTLIGYFGILDLGMSMAAQNHISKALASGDAAESARVFWSAFWLNLGTGIAGGLLIYFGAFVYTAYFTKVSAAMQHEVYLALPWLALAIPLANVSWVFAGAINGAERFGVFNTNQTIGTFLFQLLPLGAAWWIAPNLQTVLAAAVVARLVAAVMLGYASVRVLGIRRVDPPQWGTAKGLFNFGGWMLIASTTSMIADTLDRVMLGAGMGAKFVTYYTVPQNLVTRLNMLPNALVRTLFPRLSALGREHADTLARQSLEFLNGVFTPVAIVAIFALAPFLTLWVGPDLAAHSAPVGRVLVVGVWLVGQASVTRILIQSQVNPARAALAGLVQMPFFVGALWLGIHRYGLIGAAVVVAARALVDYGVLLYLSAIRMRAIVLDMVAHLAFLLVSLALANAWTGLAESIGMCAIVLTLNVAWSLTMTPGLRALASGLIGRLNARKTT; this comes from the coding sequence ATGGACAAACGCATACTGAAGAACGTATCGATCAATTTCGTCGGGCTGATTCTGCCGACCTTCGTGTCGCTGGTCACGGTGCCCGCGTATATCCACGCGCTCGGCGTCGAGCGCTACGGCGTCGTCAGTCTCGTGTGGACGCTGATCGGCTATTTCGGGATTCTCGATCTCGGCATGAGCATGGCCGCGCAGAACCACATCTCGAAGGCGCTCGCGAGCGGCGATGCGGCCGAAAGCGCGCGCGTGTTCTGGAGCGCGTTCTGGCTCAATCTCGGTACCGGCATCGCGGGCGGGCTGCTGATCTATTTCGGCGCATTCGTCTACACCGCGTATTTCACGAAGGTGTCGGCCGCGATGCAGCACGAGGTGTATCTCGCGCTGCCGTGGCTCGCGCTCGCGATTCCGCTCGCGAACGTGTCGTGGGTGTTCGCGGGCGCGATCAACGGCGCCGAGCGCTTCGGCGTGTTCAACACGAACCAGACGATCGGCACGTTCCTGTTCCAGCTGCTGCCGCTCGGCGCGGCCTGGTGGATCGCGCCGAACCTGCAGACGGTGCTCGCCGCCGCGGTCGTCGCGCGACTCGTCGCCGCGGTGATGCTCGGCTATGCGAGCGTGCGCGTGCTCGGGATCCGGCGCGTCGATCCGCCGCAATGGGGCACCGCGAAAGGACTGTTCAACTTCGGCGGCTGGATGCTGATCGCGAGCACGACGAGCATGATCGCCGACACGCTCGACCGCGTGATGCTCGGCGCCGGCATGGGCGCGAAGTTCGTCACCTACTACACGGTGCCGCAGAACCTCGTCACGCGGCTGAACATGCTGCCGAACGCGCTCGTGCGCACGCTGTTCCCGCGCCTGTCGGCGCTCGGCCGCGAGCATGCCGACACGCTCGCGCGCCAGTCGCTCGAATTCCTGAACGGCGTGTTCACGCCGGTCGCGATCGTCGCGATCTTTGCGTTGGCGCCGTTCCTGACGCTGTGGGTCGGCCCCGATCTGGCCGCGCATTCGGCGCCGGTCGGGCGCGTGCTCGTGGTCGGCGTGTGGCTCGTCGGCCAGGCCAGCGTCACGCGGATCCTGATCCAGTCGCAGGTCAACCCGGCGCGCGCGGCGCTGGCCGGGCTCGTCCAGATGCCGTTCTTCGTCGGCGCGCTGTGGCTCGGCATTCATCGCTACGGGCTAATCGGCGCGGCGGTGGTCGTCGCCGCCCGCGCGCTGGTCGACTACGGCGTGCTGCTCTATCTGTCGGCGATCCGGATGCGCGCGATCGTGCTCGACATGGTCGCGCACCTCGCGTTCCTGCTCGTGAGCCTCGCGCTTGCGAACGCCTGGACGGGGCTCGCCGAATCCATCGGCATGTGCGCGATCGTGCTGACGCTGAACGTCGCCTGGTCGCTCACGATGACGCCGGGGCTGCGCGCGCTGGCGTCCGGCCTGATCGGCCGTCTCAATGCGAGGAAAACCACATGA
- a CDS encoding acyltransferase family protein: protein MTGPTRTAELAPPQHGRIVQLDGLRAIAVGAVFLQHALKAPLWMGVDLFFVLSGLLITGILLERKARGQSYFSHFYARRVRRILPPYVLLLIVSTLLFGATWLPHWPWYAFFSTNIGLSLGSIGHDSLNVLWSLAVEEQFYIFWPFVVLWCSERVLLWVAAALIVVAPVLRAIATPWFDSFWPIYYLTPFRMDLLAAGALLAIVLRRDRRALEPFYPLAIVGALVALAILGALHLSFPRFRAANTPLSNAALYSISLLLCTSIVVIALRGRGLVQRVLTNPVLVYIGTVSYTVYLIHLSVLYALWPLHLNRFVTAALALAITLAYATLSWYGFERRLTRGPARRALPAAARTTA, encoded by the coding sequence ATGACGGGCCCGACGCGCACCGCCGAACTCGCACCGCCGCAGCACGGCCGCATCGTCCAGCTCGACGGGCTGCGCGCGATCGCCGTCGGCGCGGTGTTCCTGCAGCACGCGCTGAAGGCGCCGCTGTGGATGGGTGTCGATTTGTTCTTCGTGCTGAGCGGGCTGCTGATCACCGGCATCCTGCTCGAACGCAAGGCACGCGGACAGTCGTACTTCAGCCACTTCTATGCGCGCCGCGTGCGCCGGATCCTGCCGCCCTACGTGCTGCTGCTGATCGTGTCGACGCTGCTGTTCGGCGCGACCTGGCTGCCGCACTGGCCGTGGTACGCGTTCTTCTCGACGAACATCGGGCTGTCGCTCGGCAGCATCGGCCACGACAGCCTGAACGTGCTGTGGTCGCTCGCGGTCGAGGAGCAGTTCTACATCTTCTGGCCGTTCGTCGTGCTGTGGTGTTCGGAACGCGTGCTGCTGTGGGTCGCCGCCGCGCTGATCGTCGTCGCGCCGGTGTTGCGCGCCATCGCGACGCCGTGGTTCGACTCGTTCTGGCCGATCTACTACCTGACGCCGTTCCGCATGGACCTGCTCGCCGCCGGTGCGCTGCTCGCGATCGTGCTGCGCCGCGACCGTCGCGCGCTGGAGCCGTTCTATCCGCTCGCGATCGTCGGCGCACTCGTCGCGCTCGCGATTCTCGGCGCGCTGCACTTGTCGTTTCCGCGTTTCCGCGCGGCCAATACGCCGCTGTCGAACGCCGCGCTCTACAGCATCTCGCTGCTGCTGTGCACGTCGATCGTCGTGATCGCACTTCGCGGGCGCGGGCTCGTCCAGCGCGTGCTGACGAACCCGGTGCTCGTCTATATCGGCACCGTCAGCTACACCGTGTATCTGATTCACCTCAGCGTGCTGTACGCGCTGTGGCCGCTGCATCTGAACCGCTTCGTGACGGCCGCGCTCGCACTTGCGATCACCCTCGCCTACGCGACGCTGAGCTGGTACGGCTTCGAGCGCCGCCTGACGCGCGGCCCCGCACGCCGCGCGCTGCCCGCCGCGGCACGCACGACCGCCTGA
- a CDS encoding O-succinylhomoserine sulfhydrylase: MDDSLNFDTLAVRAGTLRTDFNEHSEALFLTSSFCFKNAAEAAERFANSEDYFTYSRFTNPTVTMFQERLAALEGGEACIATASGMAAIMSVVMAALQAGDHLVSSRSLFGSTLGMFSQIFSKFGITTTFVDPTDLNAWKEAVRPETKMFFLETPSNPLTELADIEAIGKIAKDANALFVVDNCFCSPVLQQPLKLGADVVMHSATKFLDGQGRVLGGALVGSKAFIMGKVFPFVRSAGPTLSAFNAWVLLKGMETLSLRVEKQSANALEIARWLDSHPAVARVFYPGLESHPQHELAKRQQKAGGAIVSFELKGDTPEQQRANAWRVIDNTKLISITGNLGDTRTTITHPATTTHARITPEARAAAGITEGLIRLAVGLENAGDLRNDLARGLEG; the protein is encoded by the coding sequence ATGGACGACTCCCTCAACTTCGACACGCTCGCCGTGCGCGCGGGCACGCTGCGCACCGATTTCAACGAGCATTCGGAAGCGCTGTTCCTGACCTCGAGCTTCTGCTTCAAGAACGCGGCCGAAGCGGCCGAGCGCTTCGCGAATTCGGAAGACTACTTCACCTATTCGCGCTTCACGAACCCGACCGTCACGATGTTCCAGGAACGCCTGGCCGCGCTCGAAGGCGGCGAGGCGTGCATCGCGACCGCGTCCGGGATGGCGGCGATCATGTCGGTCGTGATGGCCGCGCTGCAGGCGGGCGATCACCTCGTCAGCTCGCGCAGCCTGTTCGGCTCGACGCTCGGCATGTTCTCGCAGATCTTCAGCAAGTTCGGCATCACGACGACCTTCGTCGATCCGACCGATCTGAACGCATGGAAGGAAGCGGTGCGTCCGGAGACGAAGATGTTCTTCCTCGAGACGCCGTCGAATCCGCTGACCGAACTCGCCGACATCGAGGCGATCGGCAAGATCGCCAAGGACGCGAACGCGCTGTTCGTCGTCGACAACTGTTTCTGCAGCCCCGTGCTGCAGCAGCCGCTGAAGCTCGGCGCGGACGTCGTCATGCATTCGGCGACGAAATTCCTCGACGGGCAGGGCCGCGTGCTCGGCGGCGCGCTGGTCGGCTCGAAGGCATTCATCATGGGCAAGGTGTTTCCGTTCGTGCGCAGCGCGGGCCCGACGCTGTCCGCGTTCAACGCGTGGGTGCTGCTGAAGGGGATGGAAACGCTGTCGCTGCGCGTCGAGAAGCAGTCGGCGAACGCGCTCGAGATCGCGCGCTGGCTCGATTCGCACCCGGCCGTCGCGCGCGTGTTCTATCCGGGCCTCGAATCGCATCCGCAGCATGAACTCGCGAAGCGCCAGCAGAAGGCCGGCGGCGCGATCGTCTCGTTCGAGCTGAAGGGCGACACGCCCGAACAGCAGCGCGCGAACGCATGGCGCGTGATCGACAACACGAAGCTGATTTCGATCACGGGCAACCTCGGCGATACGCGCACGACGATCACGCATCCGGCGACGACGACCCATGCGCGCATCACGCCCGAAGCGCGCGCGGCGGCGGGGATTACCGAAGGGCTGATCCGGCTCGCGGTCGGCCTCGAGAACGCGGGCGACCTGCGCAACGATCTCGCGCGCGGCCTCGAAGGCTGA